In one window of Camelina sativa cultivar DH55 chromosome 15, Cs, whole genome shotgun sequence DNA:
- the LOC109129220 gene encoding uncharacterized protein LOC109129220 yields MGIVIIVLGLLMRREIVPSSIRILVPKVLSFRQIKRGVQRHQGMGKQGVIQNEGGWEKPRKYVKRALDFQAHGSFAGEGGFGSFQQDRFHGSAWEQKRTYGAMAMGVGGKRGSQFVHEEQMGQAPTYPLNRKGSGSGWSKPFYKAKSGQKDKGRQEVSGGDSHRDATMESSPRHKADKSLVGSEFDEATDDLLEEGQASDGNLPEEGEVAIEQDTVLEEGMEADGVVSNEANSEGDGQKQKVLGKQGSKSLSGQPAGGGRSVKQGMVALPKPPART; encoded by the exons ATGGGTATTGTGATTATTGTTCTAGGCTTACTCATGCGGAGAGAGATTGTCCCGAGCTCAATAAGGATATTGGTTCCCAAGGTGTTGAGTTTCAGGCAGATAAAAAGAGGGGTTCAGCGTCACCAAGGTATGGGGAAACAGGGTGTGATTCAAAACGAGGGTGGTTGGGAAAAGCCTCGGAAATATGTCAAGAGAGCCTTGGATTTTCAAGCTCACGGGTCTTTTGCTGGAGAGGGTGGTTTCGGTTCCTTTCAGCAGGACAGATTTCATGGTTCAGCCTGGGAGCAGAAAAGAACGTATGGTGCGATGGCGATGGGGGTGGGAGGGAAGCGTGGGTCTCAGTTTGTTCATGAGGAGCAGATGGGGCAGGCTCCTACTTACCCACTTAATCGAAAGGGTTCTGGTTCCGGTTGGTCTAAGCCCTTTTACAAGGCTAAATCTGGTCAGAAGGATAAGGGTAGGCAAGAGGTTTCTGGTGGTGACTCTCATCGAGATGCAACAATGGAGAGTTCTCCTCGACACAAGGCTGATAAGTCTTTGGTAGGGTCGGAGTTTGATGAGGCTACAGATGATTTACTAGAGGAGGGTCAAGCTTCGGATGGTAATCTTCCGGAGGAGGGAGAGGTTGCGATAGAGCAGGATACGGTGTTGGAGGAGGGTATGGAGGCGGATGGGGTTGTTTCTAATGAGGCTAATTCGGAAG GTGATGGTCAAAAACAAAAGGTGTTGGGGAAACAAGGGTCCAAGTCATTGTCTGGTCAACCTGCGGGCGGCGGTCGATCAGTTAAGCAGGGGATGGTGGCTCTCCCGAAACCACCGGCGCGAACGTGA